Below is a genomic region from Halobacterium sp. CBA1132.
ACCGTGGACGCCGGCGTCGAGCGCGTGCGCTCGGGGCTATATACGGGCCGTGTGACGCTCATCACGTACGTCGTCGCGGCCGCCCTGCTGGTCATCGGTGGCGTCGAAGGGGTGAACGAACTCGCCGCGGTCCGCGAGAGCACCGCGGAGTCGCTGGCGCCGTCGACGGTGCTGGCGGCGCTCACGTACGGCGCCGTCCGGTGGTTCGCGGCCGCCGGCCTCACGACGAGTCTCGGGCAGGTCACCGACGAGTACCTCGCCGAGCGCTTCCGCTGGCGGTACCTCAACGCCCCCTTCTACGTGCTCTCTATCGCCGCTGTCCTCCACATGCTGTCGGCGTTTTTCCTCGGGTACGTCACGCTCACCGAACTCGCCGCGGTGCTGACGGCGGGGACGCTGGTGAGCGTGCTGTCGACGCTGACGTTCGCGGTCGTCGAGTCGTGGCGAGCCGAGCGGAAGGGCGGCCCGGACGCCGCCTAGGCTTCCCGGGAGACGACGAACTCCGCGAGATACTCCAAGTAGTCGTAGGCTTCCCCCGCCGGCAGGTCGAGGCTGTCGAGGGCCTCCATCGCGCGCTCGCTCTCGCGTTCGGCGAGCGCGTTCAACTCCGCCGGCGAACGGTCGGTGACGCGAACGATGCTCGGACGGTCCATCTCCTCGTCGATGCCCGCGGGCTTTCCGAGGTCCTCGCTGTCCGCGGTGGCGTCGAGGACATCGTCCCGAATCTGGAACGCGACGCCGACCCGTTCGGCGTACTCCCCGAGCGCCTCTATCGAGCGGCCGTCCGCGTCCGCGGCAATCGCGCCGAGCTCCGCGGCCGCGCGGAACAGCGCGCCCGTCTTCCGGCGCGCCAACTCCATGTACTCGGCTTCCGTCTCGGGCCGGTCGACGAGTTCGATGGCCTCGCCCTCACCGAGCTCGACGAGCGCATCGGTCACGCACTCCATCGCACGCGGGTCCCGGGAGAACAGCGCGAACGCCTCCCCGAGCAGGCCGTTCGACGCAATCAGCGCGGGGCCGTGCTGGAACTCCGCCCACGCGCTGGCCTTCCCGCGGCGGAGCGCCGACTGGTCGATGATGTCGTCGACGACGAGGGAGGCGTTGTGCACGAGTTCGACGCCGACCGCGAACCCCATCGCGTCCTCGCTGTCCCCGCCGGCGGCCTCGCAGACGAGCACGGTGAGCGTCGGCCGCACGCGCTTGCCGCCCGCGAGCACGACGTGTTCGAGTTCGTCGCTGAGTTCCGACGGCTCCACGGCCGCGACGGTCTCCGCGAGCCGCTG
It encodes:
- a CDS encoding polyprenyl synthetase family protein, producing MEYVEARRAAIEQRLAETVAAVEPSELSDELEHVVLAGGKRVRPTLTVLVCEAAGGDSEDAMGFAVGVELVHNASLVVDDIIDQSALRRGKASAWAEFQHGPALIASNGLLGEAFALFSRDPRAMECVTDALVELGEGEAIELVDRPETEAEYMELARRKTGALFRAAAELGAIAADADGRSIEALGEYAERVGVAFQIRDDVLDATADSEDLGKPAGIDEEMDRPSIVRVTDRSPAELNALAERESERAMEALDSLDLPAGEAYDYLEYLAEFVVSREA